Proteins from a single region of Xyrauchen texanus isolate HMW12.3.18 chromosome 7, RBS_HiC_50CHRs, whole genome shotgun sequence:
- the erich2 gene encoding glutamate-rich protein 2 isoform X3: MKNYHFYFSTRRKDEQCVGRPSEVSPKVNEQEAAPIKPVCASLADPVKKQSVDWKPNGKTEVHTSINSESESTNPTLKAQSSNRQQKLKPSGMTEVLNPSINPTPKEQNAESSRGYSASPAPSFKNVTTHGHKLPKQSPPVMTEKQATSEVQLGSEQELQIQTPQAVLSENDRDPHEAQGEDEESEEAENETSEGHVPLELFAEFLQAVMTKNYKLAKKLCQMILIYEPQNSEAKKFLPLIEEKLLIAEEESDNDNDESDEFDTSDDDDDDDDDEEDDGSDDDDDNNSSDSCDTDEESTDSTDDTLSSSS, encoded by the exons ATGAAAAActaccatttttatttttcaactaGACGCAAAGATGAACAG TGTGTTGGAAGGCCCTCTGAGGTTTCACCAAAGGTTAATGAACAG gaGGCTGCACCCATAAAACCAGTGTGTGCCAGTTTAGCAG ATCCAGTGAAAAAACAGTCAGTGGACTGGAAACCAAA TGGAAAGACAGAAGTGCATACTTCCATAAACTCTGAGTCCGAGTCAACAAATCCCACGCTCAAAGCTCAAAGTTCCAACAG gCAACAGAAATTAAAACCCAGTGGAATGACAGAAGTGCTGAATCCTTCTATTAATCCAACACCCAAAGAACAAAATGCAGAGAg CAGCAGAGGGTATAGTGCCTCTCCAGCTCCGTCCTTCAAAAATGTAACCACGCATGGACATAAACTACCTAAACAGTCTCCCCCTGTTATGACAG AAAAACAAGCAACGTCTGAAGTCCAGTTAGGCAGTGAGCAGGAATTACAGATCCAGACCCCTCAAGCAGTCCTGTCTGAAAATGACCGGGATCCTCATGAAGCACAAGGTGAAGATGAAGAGAGTGAGGAAGCTGAAAATGAAACATCTGAAGGACACGTGCCGCTAGAATTGTTTGCAGAG TTTCTACAGGCTGTGATGACAAAGAATTACAAACTTGCCAAGAAACTCTGTCAAATGA ttCTTATTTATGAGCCCCAGAACTCAGAAGCCAAGAAGTTCCTGCCTCTTATTGAAGAGAAGTTACTGATAG CAGAGGAAGAATCAGACAATGATAATGATGAATCTGATGAATTTGACacatctgatgatgatgatgatgatgatgatgatgaagaggatgatggcagtgatgatgatgatgataataattctTCAGATAGCTGTGACACAGATGAAGAATCCACTGACAGCACAGACGatacattatcatcttcatcataa
- the erich2 gene encoding glutamate-rich protein 2 isoform X2, which yields MKNYHFYFSTRRKDEQCVGRPSEVSPKVNEQEAAPIKPVCASLADPVKKQSVDWKPNGKTEVHTSINSESESTNPTLKAQSSNRQQKLKPSGMTEVLNPSINPTPKEQNAESRGYSASPAPSFKNVTTHGHKLPKQSPPVMTEKQATSEVQLGSEQELQIQTPQAVLSENDRDPHEAQGEDEESEEAENETSEGHVPLELFAEFLQAVMTKNYKLAKKLCQMILIYEPQNSEAKKFLPLIEEKLLIEAEEESDNDNDESDEFDTSDDDDDDDDDEEDDGSDDDDDNNSSDSCDTDEESTDSTDDTLSSSS from the exons ATGAAAAActaccatttttatttttcaactaGACGCAAAGATGAACAG TGTGTTGGAAGGCCCTCTGAGGTTTCACCAAAGGTTAATGAACAG gaGGCTGCACCCATAAAACCAGTGTGTGCCAGTTTAGCAG ATCCAGTGAAAAAACAGTCAGTGGACTGGAAACCAAA TGGAAAGACAGAAGTGCATACTTCCATAAACTCTGAGTCCGAGTCAACAAATCCCACGCTCAAAGCTCAAAGTTCCAACAG gCAACAGAAATTAAAACCCAGTGGAATGACAGAAGTGCTGAATCCTTCTATTAATCCAACACCCAAAGAACAAAATGCAGAGAg CAGAGGGTATAGTGCCTCTCCAGCTCCGTCCTTCAAAAATGTAACCACGCATGGACATAAACTACCTAAACAGTCTCCCCCTGTTATGACAG AAAAACAAGCAACGTCTGAAGTCCAGTTAGGCAGTGAGCAGGAATTACAGATCCAGACCCCTCAAGCAGTCCTGTCTGAAAATGACCGGGATCCTCATGAAGCACAAGGTGAAGATGAAGAGAGTGAGGAAGCTGAAAATGAAACATCTGAAGGACACGTGCCGCTAGAATTGTTTGCAGAG TTTCTACAGGCTGTGATGACAAAGAATTACAAACTTGCCAAGAAACTCTGTCAAATGA ttCTTATTTATGAGCCCCAGAACTCAGAAGCCAAGAAGTTCCTGCCTCTTATTGAAGAGAAGTTACTGATAG AAGCAGAGGAAGAATCAGACAATGATAATGATGAATCTGATGAATTTGACacatctgatgatgatgatgatgatgatgatgatgaagaggatgatggcagtgatgatgatgatgataataattctTCAGATAGCTGTGACACAGATGAAGAATCCACTGACAGCACAGACGatacattatcatcttcatcataa
- the erich2 gene encoding glutamate-rich protein 2 isoform X1 has protein sequence MKNYHFYFSTRRKDEQCVGRPSEVSPKVNEQEAAPIKPVCASLADPVKKQSVDWKPNGKTEVHTSINSESESTNPTLKAQSSNRQQKLKPSGMTEVLNPSINPTPKEQNAESSRGYSASPAPSFKNVTTHGHKLPKQSPPVMTEKQATSEVQLGSEQELQIQTPQAVLSENDRDPHEAQGEDEESEEAENETSEGHVPLELFAEFLQAVMTKNYKLAKKLCQMILIYEPQNSEAKKFLPLIEEKLLIEAEEESDNDNDESDEFDTSDDDDDDDDDEEDDGSDDDDDNNSSDSCDTDEESTDSTDDTLSSSS, from the exons ATGAAAAActaccatttttatttttcaactaGACGCAAAGATGAACAG TGTGTTGGAAGGCCCTCTGAGGTTTCACCAAAGGTTAATGAACAG gaGGCTGCACCCATAAAACCAGTGTGTGCCAGTTTAGCAG ATCCAGTGAAAAAACAGTCAGTGGACTGGAAACCAAA TGGAAAGACAGAAGTGCATACTTCCATAAACTCTGAGTCCGAGTCAACAAATCCCACGCTCAAAGCTCAAAGTTCCAACAG gCAACAGAAATTAAAACCCAGTGGAATGACAGAAGTGCTGAATCCTTCTATTAATCCAACACCCAAAGAACAAAATGCAGAGAg CAGCAGAGGGTATAGTGCCTCTCCAGCTCCGTCCTTCAAAAATGTAACCACGCATGGACATAAACTACCTAAACAGTCTCCCCCTGTTATGACAG AAAAACAAGCAACGTCTGAAGTCCAGTTAGGCAGTGAGCAGGAATTACAGATCCAGACCCCTCAAGCAGTCCTGTCTGAAAATGACCGGGATCCTCATGAAGCACAAGGTGAAGATGAAGAGAGTGAGGAAGCTGAAAATGAAACATCTGAAGGACACGTGCCGCTAGAATTGTTTGCAGAG TTTCTACAGGCTGTGATGACAAAGAATTACAAACTTGCCAAGAAACTCTGTCAAATGA ttCTTATTTATGAGCCCCAGAACTCAGAAGCCAAGAAGTTCCTGCCTCTTATTGAAGAGAAGTTACTGATAG AAGCAGAGGAAGAATCAGACAATGATAATGATGAATCTGATGAATTTGACacatctgatgatgatgatgatgatgatgatgatgaagaggatgatggcagtgatgatgatgatgataataattctTCAGATAGCTGTGACACAGATGAAGAATCCACTGACAGCACAGACGatacattatcatcttcatcataa
- the erich2 gene encoding glutamate-rich protein 2 isoform X4 — protein sequence MNSLQCVGRPSEVSPKVNEQEAAPIKPVCASLADPVKKQSVDWKPNGKTEVHTSINSESESTNPTLKAQSSNRQQKLKPSGMTEVLNPSINPTPKEQNAESSRGYSASPAPSFKNVTTHGHKLPKQSPPVMTEKQATSEVQLGSEQELQIQTPQAVLSENDRDPHEAQGEDEESEEAENETSEGHVPLELFAEFLQAVMTKNYKLAKKLCQMILIYEPQNSEAKKFLPLIEEKLLIEAEEESDNDNDESDEFDTSDDDDDDDDDEEDDGSDDDDDNNSSDSCDTDEESTDSTDDTLSSSS from the exons ATGAACAG TTTACAGTGTGTTGGAAGGCCCTCTGAGGTTTCACCAAAGGTTAATGAACAG gaGGCTGCACCCATAAAACCAGTGTGTGCCAGTTTAGCAG ATCCAGTGAAAAAACAGTCAGTGGACTGGAAACCAAA TGGAAAGACAGAAGTGCATACTTCCATAAACTCTGAGTCCGAGTCAACAAATCCCACGCTCAAAGCTCAAAGTTCCAACAG gCAACAGAAATTAAAACCCAGTGGAATGACAGAAGTGCTGAATCCTTCTATTAATCCAACACCCAAAGAACAAAATGCAGAGAg CAGCAGAGGGTATAGTGCCTCTCCAGCTCCGTCCTTCAAAAATGTAACCACGCATGGACATAAACTACCTAAACAGTCTCCCCCTGTTATGACAG AAAAACAAGCAACGTCTGAAGTCCAGTTAGGCAGTGAGCAGGAATTACAGATCCAGACCCCTCAAGCAGTCCTGTCTGAAAATGACCGGGATCCTCATGAAGCACAAGGTGAAGATGAAGAGAGTGAGGAAGCTGAAAATGAAACATCTGAAGGACACGTGCCGCTAGAATTGTTTGCAGAG TTTCTACAGGCTGTGATGACAAAGAATTACAAACTTGCCAAGAAACTCTGTCAAATGA ttCTTATTTATGAGCCCCAGAACTCAGAAGCCAAGAAGTTCCTGCCTCTTATTGAAGAGAAGTTACTGATAG AAGCAGAGGAAGAATCAGACAATGATAATGATGAATCTGATGAATTTGACacatctgatgatgatgatgatgatgatgatgatgaagaggatgatggcagtgatgatgatgatgataataattctTCAGATAGCTGTGACACAGATGAAGAATCCACTGACAGCACAGACGatacattatcatcttcatcataa
- the erich2 gene encoding glutamate-rich protein 2 isoform X5, protein MISLQCVGRPSEVSPKVNEQEAAPIKPVCASLADPVKKQSVDWKPNGKTEVHTSINSESESTNPTLKAQSSNRQQKLKPSGMTEVLNPSINPTPKEQNAESSRGYSASPAPSFKNVTTHGHKLPKQSPPVMTEKQATSEVQLGSEQELQIQTPQAVLSENDRDPHEAQGEDEESEEAENETSEGHVPLELFAEFLQAVMTKNYKLAKKLCQMILIYEPQNSEAKKFLPLIEEKLLIEAEEESDNDNDESDEFDTSDDDDDDDDDEEDDGSDDDDDNNSSDSCDTDEESTDSTDDTLSSSS, encoded by the exons ATGATAAGTTTACAGTGTGTTGGAAGGCCCTCTGAGGTTTCACCAAAGGTTAATGAACAG gaGGCTGCACCCATAAAACCAGTGTGTGCCAGTTTAGCAG ATCCAGTGAAAAAACAGTCAGTGGACTGGAAACCAAA TGGAAAGACAGAAGTGCATACTTCCATAAACTCTGAGTCCGAGTCAACAAATCCCACGCTCAAAGCTCAAAGTTCCAACAG gCAACAGAAATTAAAACCCAGTGGAATGACAGAAGTGCTGAATCCTTCTATTAATCCAACACCCAAAGAACAAAATGCAGAGAg CAGCAGAGGGTATAGTGCCTCTCCAGCTCCGTCCTTCAAAAATGTAACCACGCATGGACATAAACTACCTAAACAGTCTCCCCCTGTTATGACAG AAAAACAAGCAACGTCTGAAGTCCAGTTAGGCAGTGAGCAGGAATTACAGATCCAGACCCCTCAAGCAGTCCTGTCTGAAAATGACCGGGATCCTCATGAAGCACAAGGTGAAGATGAAGAGAGTGAGGAAGCTGAAAATGAAACATCTGAAGGACACGTGCCGCTAGAATTGTTTGCAGAG TTTCTACAGGCTGTGATGACAAAGAATTACAAACTTGCCAAGAAACTCTGTCAAATGA ttCTTATTTATGAGCCCCAGAACTCAGAAGCCAAGAAGTTCCTGCCTCTTATTGAAGAGAAGTTACTGATAG AAGCAGAGGAAGAATCAGACAATGATAATGATGAATCTGATGAATTTGACacatctgatgatgatgatgatgatgatgatgatgaagaggatgatggcagtgatgatgatgatgataataattctTCAGATAGCTGTGACACAGATGAAGAATCCACTGACAGCACAGACGatacattatcatcttcatcataa